The following are from one region of the Salminus brasiliensis chromosome 14, fSalBra1.hap2, whole genome shotgun sequence genome:
- the myh7bb gene encoding myosin-7, whose translation MSRFMEMREFGEAASFLRKTNLEQLAAQAHAFDGKKRVWIPDEKEAYVDVEVKELDGDKVIVETRDGQILTVKENDIQPMNPPKFDMIEDMAMLTHLNEASVLFNLKRRYSFWMIYTYSGLFCVTMNPYKWLPVYAAEVVAAYKGKRRSDAPPHIYSIADNAYNDMLKNRENQSMLITGESGAGKTVNTKRVIQYFAIVAALGEAGGKKGGTLEDQIIEANPAMEAFGNAKTIRNDNSSRFGKFIRIHFGPSGKLASADIDIYLLEKSRVIFQQPGERSYHIYYQILSHRKPELQDMLLVSSNPFDYHFCSQGVTTVDNMDDGEELLATDHAMDTLGFTPEEKYGCYKIVGAIMHFGNMRFKVKQREEQAEAVGTESADKASYLMGINSAELLKGLLNPRVKVGNEYIVRGQTVEQVTYSVGALAKATYDRMFKWLVSRINKTLYTAIPRQFFIGVLDIAGFEIFEFNNFEQMCINFTNEKLQQFFNHHMFILEQEEYKKEGIEWTFIDFGLDLQACIDLIEKPMGIMSIMEEECMFPKATDSSFKAKLYDNHLGKSPNFQKPKPDKKRKYETHFELVHYAGVVPYNISGWLEKNKDPLNETVVGIFQKSSNKLMASLFEHFISLDSGAEPKPGGKEKRKKGASFQTVSQLHKENLNKLMTNLRSTQPHFVRCIIPNETKTPGMMEPFLVLHQLRCNGVLEGIRICRKGFPNRILYAEFKQRYRILNPSAIPEDTYVDSKKAAEKLLGSLDIDHTQYKFGHTKVFFKAGLLGQLEDMRDERLAKIITMLQAFCRGKLMRMVRRKMMEEKEAIMVIQWNIRSFYAVKNWPWMCLFFKIKPLLKSAATEKELATLKEEFQKLKEALERSEAKRKELEERQISLAQEKNDLSLQLQAEQDNLADAEDRCNLLIKAKIQMEAKVKELMERLEDEEEMSSSLLTKKRKLEDECVELKKDLDDLEMTLAKVEKEKHATENKVKNLVEEMAALDETILRLTKEKKALQDAHQQALEDLQAEEDKVNMLAKCKIKLEQQVDDLEGTVEQEKKVRMDLERVKRKLEGDLKLSIESAMDLENDKQQLEDRLKKKDLEMSQATSKIEDEQALVLQLQKKTKELQTRIEELEEELEAERAARAKAERQRSDVTKELEELSERLEESGGATAAQIEMNKKREADFLKLRRDLEEACLHHEATVAMLRKKHADSMTELTEQLDNLQRVKQKLEKEKVEARMEVEDIASNLEHLSRAKVTTEKMCRMFEDQLNESKTKVEELQRQLMDVTSQKARAQTESAEISRRLEEREILVLQLQRTKTSLVQNGEDLKKRLEEECRAKNALAHALQTSRHDCDLLREQFEEEQEAKSELQRVLSKANAEIAQWRTKYETDAIQRTEELEEAKKKLVTRLQSSEEAIEASNAKCASLEKTKHRLQTEIEDLMMDLERSNAVASALDKKQRTFDKVLSEWKQKFEETQTELESSQRESRSLSTELFKLKNSYEEALEHLETVNRENKNLQEEITDLTEQISHGGKTIHELEQMKKALDQEKSNIQAALEEAEGTLEHEESKTLRVQMELGQVKAEVDRKLADRDEEIDNLRRNHQRVLESMQTSLDAEARARNEAVRVKKKMEGDLNEMEIQLNHANKQAAESQKMVRHLQVQIKDLQLELDESIHRCEDLKEQVAVTDRRSSLLAAEVQELRTVLEQTDRMRKAAEHELLESTERVNLLHAQNTGVLNQKKKLEGDLSMLAGEVDEALQECRNAEEKAKKAITDAAMMAEELKKEQDTSTHLERMKNNMEQTIKDLQMRLDEAEQIALKGGKKQIQKLETRVRELEGELDCEQKKSGEFQKGIRKYERRIKELTYQTEEDRKNLLRMQDLIDKLQAKVKSYKRQFEDAEEQANSNMTRFRKIQHELDDAEERVDMAESQINKLRVRTRETHIVKITE comes from the exons ATGTCCCGCTTTATGGAAATGAGGGAGTTTGGAGAAGCGGCCTCGTTTCTTCGCAAAACCAACCTGGAGCAACTGGCAGCTCAGGCCCATGCTTTTGACG GCAAAAAACGAGTCTGGATCCCAGATGAGAAGGAGGCTTATGTCGATGTGGAGGTCAAAGAACTAGATGGGGACAAAGTAATTGTGGAAACCAGAGATGGACAG ATTCTAACAGTGAAGGAGAATGACATCCAGCCCATGAACCCTCCGAAATTTGACATGATCGAGGACATGGCCATGCTGACCCACCTCAACGAGGCCTCCGTTCTCTTCAACCTGAAACGACGATACAGCTTCTGGATGATCTAT ACCTACTCAGGGCTGTTCTGTGTGACCATGAACCCTTACAAATGGCTCCCGGTCTATGCTGCTGAAGTGGTGGCCGCCTATAAGGGCAAGAGGCGCTCAGACGCGCCGCCTCACATCTACTCCATTGCTGACAATGCTTACAATGACATGCTTAAAA atCGTGAAAATCAGTCCATGCTCATCAC CGGAGAGTCCGGTGCTGGCAAAACTGTCAACACGAAACGAGTAATTCAGTATTTTGCCATTGTAGCTGCTCTCGGAGAAGCAGGTGGCAAGAAAGGA ggtACGCTAGAGGACCAGATCATAGAGGCCAACCCAGCCATGGAGGCCTTTGGCAATGCTAAGACCATAAGGAATGACAACTCGTCCCGCTTT GGCAAGTTCATAAGAATCCATTTTGGACCCAGTGGGAAACTGGCATCTGCTGACATTGACATCT ATCTTCTTGAAAAGTCCAGAGTGATATTTCAGCAGCCTGGAGAGAGGAGCTACCACATCTACTACCAAATCTTATCTCACAGGAAACCAGAGCTTCAAG ACATGCTGCTGGTGTCGTCCAATCCGTTCGACTACCACTTCTGTTCTCAGGGTGTGACCACAGTGGATAATATGGACGATGGGGAAGAACTACTTGCCACAGAT CACGCTATGGACACTCTTGGCTTCACGCCTGAGGAGAAATATGGCTGTTATAAGATTGTGGGTGCCATTATGCATTTTGGGAACATGAGGTTCAAagtgaagcagagagaggaacaGGCAGAAGCTGTTGGCACTGAAA gTGCAGATAAAGCATCATATCTGATGGGGATCAACTCAGCTGAGCTTTTAAAAGGGCTGCTTAACCCCAGGGTGAAGGTGGGCAATGAGTACATTGTCAGAGGGCAGACCGTAGAACAG GTGACCTATTCTGTTGGGGCTCTTGCCAAAGCTACCTATGACCGCATGTTCAAATGGCTCGTCAGCAGGATCAATAAGACACTCTACACAGCCATCCCCCGCCAGTTCTTCATTGGAGTTCTAGACATAGCTGGCTTTGAGATCTTTGAG TTTAACAATTTCGAGCAGATGTGCATCAATTTTACTAACGAAAAACTGCAGCAGTTTTTTAATCACCACATGTTCATCCTGGAGCAAGAGGAATATAAGAAGGAGGGCATTGAGTGGACTTTCATTGACTTTGGCTTGGACCTGCAGGCCTGCATCGACCTCATTGAGAAG CCGATGGGGATAATGTCTATAATGGAGGAGGAGTGCATGTTCCCCAAAGCCACAGACAGCAGCTTTAAAGCAAAGCTCTACGACAACCACCTTGGCAAGTCTCCCAATTTCCAGAAGCCCAAACCTGACAAGAAGCGCAAGTACGAAACCCACTTTGAGCTGGTTCACTACGCTGGTGTG GTGCCATACAACATCAGCGGATGGCTGGAGAAGAACAAAGACCCTCTGAATGAGACTGTCGTGGGCATCTTTCAGAAATCTTCCAACAAGTTAATGGCAAGCCTCTTTGAGCACTTCATCAGCCTAGATTCAG GAGCAGAGCCAAAGCCTGGAGGcaaggagaagaggaagaagggCGCATCATTCCAAACTGTGTCCCAGCTTCATAAG GAGAATCTCAACAAGCTGATGACAAACCTGAGGAGCACTCAGCCTCACTTTGTGCGCTGTATCATCCCTAATGAGACCAAGACTCCAG GTATGATGGAGCCGTTCCTGGTCCTGCACCAGCTGCGTTGTAATGGAGTTCTGGAAGGCATCCGCATCTGCAGGAAGGGATTTCCCAATCGTATCCTGTATGCAGAGTTTAAACAGCG GTACCGGATCTTGAATCCTTCTgccattccagaggacacataTGTGGACAGCAAAAAGGCTGCAGAGAAGTTGTTAGGCTCACTGGACATCGACCATACCCAGTACAAATTTGGCCATACCAAG GTTTTTTTCAAAGCGGGGCTACTTGGCCAGCTGGAAGACATGAGGGACGAGCGACTGGCAAAGATCATCACCATGTTGCAGGCCTTCTGTAGGGGCAAACTAATGAGGATGGTGCGGAGGAAAATGATGGAAGAGAA GGAGGCTATAATGGTGATTCAGTGGAATATCCGGTCATTTTATGCCGTGAAGAACTGGCCATGGATGTGCCTCTTCTTCAAGATCAAGCCTCTCCTGAAAAGTGCAGCCACAGAAAAGGAGCTGGCCACGCTCAAGGAGGAATTCCAGAAGCTGAAGGAGGCACTGGAGAGGTCAGAGGCCAAGCgaaaggagctggaggagagacAGATTTCCCTGGCGCAGGAGAAAAATGACCTCTCGCTGCAACTTCAAGCT GAGCAAGACAATCTGGCAGATGCAGAGGACCGATGTAATCTGCTGATCAAGGCGAAGATCCAGATGGAGGCAAAAGTGAAGGAGCTTATGGAAAGACTGGAAGATGAAGAGGAGATGAGTTCCAGCCTGCTCACCAAAAAACGCAAGCTAGAGGATGAGTGCGTGGAGCTGAAGAAAGATCTTGATGACCTGGAGATGACTTTGGCCAAGGTGGAAAAGGAAAAACATGCCACCGAGAACAAG gtgaagaacctggtAGAGGAGATGGCAGCTCTGGATGAGACCATCCTCAGGCTGACTAAAGAGAAGAAAGCTCTGCAGGACGCCCATCAGCAAGCTCTAGAGGACCTGCAGGCAGAGGAGGATAAGGTCAACATGCTGGCCAAGTGCAAGATCAAACTGGAGCAGCAGGTTGATGAT CTGGAGGGCACTGTGGAGCAGGAGAAGAAAGTGCGGATGGACCTTGAGCGAGTCAAGCGCAAGCTGGAAGGAGATTTGAAGCTTTCGATTGAGTCTGCCATGGACCTTGAGAATGACAAACAGCAGTTAGAAGACAGGCTAAAAAA AAAAGATCTTGAAATGAGTCAGGCCACCTCCAAGATAGAAGATGAACAAGCATTGGTGCTTCAACTGCAGAAGAAAACAAAGGAATTGCAG ACTCGTATTGAggaactggaggaagagctggaAGCAGAGCGGGCCGCTCGAGCCAAGGCAGAGAGGCAACGTTCGGATGTGACCAAGGAGCTGGAAGAGCTGAGTGAGCGGCTGGAGGAGTCAGGGGGAGCCACTGCAGCTCAAATTGAAATGAACAAGAAGCGGGAGGCAGACTTTCTGAAGCTGCGGCGAGACTTAGAAGAAGCCTGCCTTCATCACGAGGCCACAGTAGCTATGCTAAGGAAGAAGCATGCAGACAGCATGACGGAACTGACCGAGCAGTTAGACAACCTGCAGAGGGTCAAACAGAAATtggagaaggagaaggtggAGGCTAGGATGGAGGTGGAGGATATAGCTTCTAATCTGGAACACCTCTCAAGGGCCAAG GTTACAACAGAGAAGATGTGTAGGATGTTTGAGGACCAGTTAAATGAGTCCAAGACCAAAGTGGAGGAACTTCAAAGGCAACTAATGGACGTCACCTCTCAAAAAGCCCGCGCCCAGACAGAGAGTG CGGAGATCAGTCGCCGACTGGAGGAGCGTGAGATCTTGGTTTTGCAGCTACAGCGCACCAAGACCTCCCTCGTGCAGAATGGGGAGGACCTGAAGAAACGGCTGGAGGAGGAGTGCAGG GCGAAGAATGCTTTAGCCCACGCGCTGCAGACTTCCAGGCATGACTGTGACTTACTAAGGGAGCAGTTTGAGGAGGAGCAGGAAGCAAAATCTGAGCTGCAGCGGGTGCTATCCAAAGCCAATGCCGAGATTGCTCAATGGAGGACGAAATATGAGACTGATGCCATTCAAAGGacagaggagctggaggaggccAA GAAGAAGCTAGTGACTCGGCTGCAGAGTTCAGAAGAGGCAATAGAAGCCTCAAATGctaaatgtgcttcactggagAAGACTAAGCACCGTTTGCAGACTGAGATTGAGGACTTGATGATGGACCTAGAACGCTCCAATGCTGTTGCTTCTGCACTAGACAAAAAACAGCGCACTTTTGACAAG GTGTTGTCTGAATGGAAGCAGAAATTTGAggagacacagacagagctaGAGAGCTCTCAGAGAGAGTCTCGCAGTCTGAGCACTGAGCTCTTCAAGCTCAAGAACTCCTATGAGGAGGCACTTGAGCACCTGGAGACTGTGAACCGGGAGAACAAGAACCTGCAAG AGGAAATCACTGACCTGACTGAGCAGATTAGTCACGGAGGCAAAACCATCCATGAGCTGGAGCAGATGAAAAAGGCCTTGGACCAAGAGAAGAGTAACATCCAGGCAGCTCTAGAAGAAGCTGAG GGCACTCTGGAACACGAGGAGAGTAAGACCCTACGTGTCCAAATGGAGCTTGGCCAGGTCAAGGCTGAGGTTGATAGAAAGCTAGCAGACAGGGATGAAGAGATAGACAATCTCAG GCGGAACCATCAGCGGGTCCTGGAATCCATGCAGACCTCTCTGGATGCTGAGGCCAGAGCGAGAAATGAGGCTGTCAGGGTAAAGAAGAAGATGGAAGGAGACCTAAATGAGATGGAGATCCAGCTTAACCATGCTAACAAACAGGCAGCTGAATCCCAGAAAATGGTGCGCCACTTGCAGGTTCAGATAAAG GACTTGCAACTGGAACTCGATGAGTCAATACATCGGTGCGAGGATCTGAAGGAGCAAGTTGCAGTTACGGACCGCAGAAGCAGTCTTCTTGCAGCGGAGGTGCAGGAGCTCCGCACAGTCCTCGAACAAACTGACAGGATGCGAAAAGCTGCTGAGCATGAGCTGCTAGAGTCTACTGAGAGAGTGAACTTGTTGCATGCACAG AATACTGGTGTACTGAACCAGAAAAAGAAGCTGGAAGGTGATCTCTCCATGCTGGCCGGCGAAGTTGATGAGGCCCTGCAAGAGTGCCGAAATGCTGAGGAGAAAGCCAAGAAGGCCATCACTGAT GCAGCCATGATGGCAGAGGAACTGAAGAAAGAGCAGGACACCAGCACCCACCTGGAGAGGATGAAGAACAACATGGAGCAGACCATCAAAGATCTGCAGATGCGTTTGGATGAAGCAGAGCAAATTGCTTTGAAGGGAGGCAAGAAGCAGATCCAGAAGTTAGAAACACGG GTCAGAGAGCTGGAAGGAGAGCTGGACTGTGAGCAGAAGAAGAGCGGGGAATTCCAGAAAGGAATACGCAAATACGAGAGAAGGATCAAAGAGCTCACGTATCAG ACAGAAGAGGACAGGAAGAATCTGCTGAGGATGCAGGACCTGATAGATAAGCTACAAGCTAAAGTGAAGAGCTACAAGAGGCAATTTGAGGATGCA GAGGAGCAGGCTAACTCCAACATGACCCGCTTCAGAAAGATCCAGCACGAGCTGGACGATGCCGAGGAGAGAGTGGACATGGCCGAGTCACAGATCAACAAACTGCGTGTCCGCACGAGAGAGACACATATCGTCAAG ATCACGGAGTGA
- the trpc4apb gene encoding transient receptor potential cation channel, subfamily C, member 4 associated protein b, giving the protein MAANGQRLYRTQTRRRNRSKNILSKIKYGQITGLGMTRGTEFPVDLLEERDKKARWQGIPLLLRRLHESSHINSDLSKTHSVVKELSSLLSMEAMSFVTEDRKTPQESVSPNTYTFDLFGGVDLFVEILMRPTLSIQGNVPIMSDDLIKDCLSVLYNCCICTEGVTKSLAARDDFVMFLFTLMSNKKTFLQTATLIEDIMGVRKEVIRLEDIPNLASLVQSFNQQQLANFCRILSVTISEPDMGVDDKHTLLARNAQQKINSSPSRAESNQVALLNIPGFIERLCKLATRKVSEASGTSALLQELEDWHSWLDNALVLDALMQMAIEEAEQSSTESSDEGSLSSSPLRHTLPQSMKIVHEIMYKVEVLYVLCVLLMGRQRNQVHRMLAEYRLIPGLNNLFDKLIWRRQPSSHTLHRQNQNCDCSPEISFKIQFLRLLQSFSDHHENKYLLLNGQELNELSAISLKANIPEVEALVNTDRNLVCDGKKGLLTRLISVMKKEPVDSSFRFWQARAVESFLRGATSYADQIFLLKRGLLEHILFCIIDSGCKSRDVLQSYFDLLGELMKFNIDAFKRFNKYVNTDEKFQMFLSQINSSLVDSNMLVRCIVLSLDRFEGQTDDIKVVEVLSECRLLSYMAQVENRLSFLFRLINIINVQTLTQENVSCLNTSLVVLMLARWRGKLPFYLGALKEKEYVEKYPGCLLNNFHHLLRFWQHHYLNKDKDSTCLENSSCIPFTYWKETVTVLLSSDRSSLCAIATYIDEAYRDLDRDFLEV; this is encoded by the exons ATGGCGGCTAATGGGCAGCGTCTGTATCGAACTCAAACAAGACGAAGAAACCGAAGCAAAAACATATTAAGTAAGATCAAATATGGCCAGATAACAGGCTTGGGGATGACCCGAGGTACCGAG TTTCCAGTGGACCTTCTTGAAGAGAGAGATAAGAAGGCCCGATGGCAGGGAATACCACTGCTGCTGAGGAGACTGCATGAAAGCAGCCACATAAACAGCGACCTTTCCAAGACCCACAGCGTGGTTAAG GAGCTGTCGTCGCTACTGTCCATGGAGGCGATGTCCTTTGTCACAGAAGACCGTAAGACGCCTCAAGAGTCTGTATCACCCAACACCTACACCTTTGACCTTTTTGGTGGAGTTGAT TTGTTTGTAGAGATTCTGATGCGTCCTACTCTGTCAATACAGGGGAATGTACCTATAA TGAGTGATGACCTCATCAAGGACTGTTTAAGTGTCCTTTACAACtgctgtatatgt ACAGAGGGCGTTACAAAAAGCCTTGCAGCAAGGGATGACTTTGTCATGTTCCTTTTCACTCTTATGTCCAACAAAAAGACTTTCTTGCAGACTGCCACACTTATTGAGGACATCATGGGGGTTAGGAAg GAGGTGATCCGACTAGAGGACATTCCTAACCTGGCCAGTCTGGTCCAAAGCTTCAATCAGCAGCAGCTGGCCAACTTCTGTCGTATCCTGTCTGTCACCATATCGGAACCAGATATGGGAGTGGACGACAAGCACACCCTCTTGGCCCGCAATGCACAACAGAAAATCAACTCCTCTCCTTCGCGTGCTGAGAGTAACCAAG TGGCTCTGCTGAATATCCCAGGCTTCATTGAGCGGCTGTGTAAGCTGGCCACACGGAAGGTGTCTGAGGCATCTGGCACCTCGGCTCTGCTGCAGGAGCTGGAGGACTGGCATAGCTGGCTGGACAATGCGTTGGTGCTGGATGCTCTCATGCAAATGGCCATCGAGGAGGCGGAACAGAGCAGCACAG AGTCATCTGATGAAGGCTCACTTTCTTCAAGTCCTCTTAGGCATACATTGCCTCAGTCCATGAAGATTGTGCACGAGATCATGTACAAAGTGGAGGTTCTCTATGTGCTCTGTGTTCTGCTCATGGGCCGGCAGAGAAATCAG GTTCACAGGATGCTGGCAGAGTACCGCTTAATTCCAGGCCTGAATAACTTGTTTGACAAGCTGATATGGAGGAGACAACCATCCAGCCACACCTTGCACAGACAGAATCAGAACTGTGACTGCAGCCCA GAGATCTCATTCAAGATCCAGTTTCTAAGGCTGCTTCAGAGCTTCAGTGACCATCACGA GAACAAGTATCTGCTCCTGAATGGACAAGAGCTGAATGAGCTCAGTGCCATTTCTCTGAAAGCAAACATCCCTGAAGTTGAGGCACTGGTCAACACAGACAG GAATCTTGTGTGTGATGGTAAGAAGGGTCTCCTGACAAGGCTTATATCTGTCATGAAGAAAGAACCTGTTGATTCATCGTTCAG GTTCTGGCAAGCTAGAGCAGTAGAAAGTTTTCTCAGAGGAGCTACATCCTATGCAGACCAGATATTTCTACTAAAGAGGGGCTTGTTGGAA CACATCCTCTTTTGCATCATTGACAGTGGCTGTAAGTCACGTGATGTCCTTCAGAGCTATTTCGATCTGTTGGGAGAGCTCATGAAGTTCAACATTGATGCCTTCAAGAGATTTAACAAATATGTAAACACGGATGAGAAG TTTCAGATGTTCCTGAGCCAAATCAACAGCTCACTCGTAGATTCCAACATGCTGGTGCGCTGCATTGTTCTGTCCTTGGATCGCTTTGAGGGCCAAACAGATGACATTAAAG tgGTGGAGGTGCTGTCGGAGTGTCGTCTTTTATCCTACATGGCTCAAGTAGAGAATCgactctcttttctcttcaggcTGATCAACATCATCAACGTTCAGACTCTAACTCAG GAGAATGTGAGCTGCCTGAACACAAGTTTGGTGGTGCTGATGCTGGCGCGGTGGAGGGGCAAGCTGCCGTTTTACTTGGGCGCTCTTAAAGAAAAGGAATATGTAGAGAAATACCCTGGCTGCTTACTTAACAACTTCCACCACCTTCTTCGCTTCTGGCAGCACCACTACCTCAACAAAGACAAGGACAGCACCTGTCTGGAGAAC AGTTCCTGTATTCCTTTTACCTACTGGAAGGAAACGGTGACGGTGTTGCTAAGTTCAGATCGGAGCTCCCTTTGTGCCATTGCCACATACATAGATGAGGCCTACAGGGACCTGGACAGAGACTTTCTGGAGGTGTGA